TTGACGGGGCTGCCGGCGTGGGGGCGTGCGATCGTGTTGCTGCTGGCGATTCCGGGAATCGTGCTCATCGCGTTGTCGCTGGTGGCGTTGGCGGCTAGTGTCGCGGCCCTGCTGATTCTGACGGTGCCGGCCTATTCGCTTCTGCGACGCCTGCTCGGTCAGCCCAATCGCGGGCAACCCCAACCGGGCATGATGCCGAAGCCGCCGGCCCGGAAGGTCGAGGCGACGGTCGTCCGGCCGACCCCTGACTAACGACCTGTTCTCCTAACGCACGCTCGCGATGGCCAAAGAAGTCATTAACCAGTTCAAGCTCATCGCCCCCGGCGGCACCGCCACCCCGGCCCCGCCGATCGGTCCGGCGCTTGGCCAGTATGGCGTGAACCCGGGTCAGTTCATCACCCAGTTCAATGCCGCCACTCAGGACAAGAAGGGCGAGCAGGTCGCGGTGCTGATCACCACGTACAAGGACCGCTCGTTCACCTTCGAGATCAAGTCCGGCCCGGCCAGCGGCCTGATCATGAAAGCCGCCAAAATCAAGGCCGGCTCTGGAACGGCAGGCAAGAGCACTGCCGGCTCGGTCACGATGGACCAGTGCCGCGAGATCGCCAAGGAGAAGCTCGAAGACCTCAACGCCTTCGACCTCGACGCCGCCGCCCGCCAAATCGCGGGGACGGCCCGCTCGATGGGCGTCGAAGTCACGGGCGACTAGGATCGGGGGCATGACGATCCAACGCATCAAGCAGCTGCACGAGCGTCGGCCATTCGTCCCGTTCACGATCGAAACGGCCGACGGAAAGTCAGTTGAGGTTCGACACCCCGAGTTCCTCGCTCAGACGCCCAACGGCCGGATCGTCATCTTCGTCGACGAGAACGACAACGTCGAGTTCATCGACCTGCTGCTCGTCACCAAGCTCACGACTGTTGCACCGATTCCAGAGGACGCACCACCGGGCAGCGGCCCGCGAGAGTCCCAGCCCGCCTGAGCATTTCAGGCTTCCGCACCACGGGAACGGCAATTCGCCGGACAGTGGCAGCTACCCCTAGCGACAACACCATGGCAAAGAATAGCAGCAAGAAGGCCCCCAAAGAGGGCAAGCGTTTCGAGGCGGCTCGCAGCAAAGCCCCGGACAAGCCGGTACCGCTTGACGCGGCGATCGCGCTGGTGAAGGGCTTCCCGGCCCCGAAGTTCGATCAGACCGTCGAGATGATCTTCTGGCTCGGCCTCGACACCACGCACGCCGATCAGCAGGTCCGCTCCAGCGTCTCCCTGCCGCACGGCATCGGCAAGAGCAAGCGGGTCGTCGCCTTCGTCGATCCCACCCGGGCTCAGGCGTGCCTCGAAGCGGGCGCGATGATGGCCGGCGGTGAGGAGATGATCAAGGAGATCGAGAACGCCAACTTCACCGACTTTGACACCGCCATCGCCACGCCGGACATGATGCGGTTCGTCGGCAAGCTCGGCAAGATGCTCGGCCCCAAGGGCCTGATGCCCGCTCCCAAGGCTGGCACCGTCACGCCGAACATCGAGGACGCGGTCAAGGAGTACGCGGCCGGTAAGCAGGAATTCCGCACCGACAAGGGTGCCAACGTCCACACCGTCATCGGCAAGGCCAGCTTCGACAGCGAGCAGCTCAAGGAGAACGCCCAGGCCATGCTCGACAAGATCAAGTCGGTCAAGCCCGAAGCCGCCAAGACGGTCTACCTGAAGAAGGTCACCCTCAAGGCCACGATGACGCCCGGCGTCGAGGTGGCGGTCTCCGATTAAGTCCCTGCCGGCGTGCGATCGGGCTGCCTAACCTGCCGGCCCGGCACCGCGTGCCGCAACCACGGATCATCCGATGAGCAAGCGAGTCAAGAAACTCATTGAGGGCGACTACCAGAACCGCTTCGGCCACGCCGAAGCCGTCGCCGTCATCAACCCGCGTGGCATCGACGCGATCAAGACGAACCAGCTTCGCCGAGCCTTGGCGGAGAAGGGCGTGAAGGTCACCGTCGTCAAGAACACGCTCGCCCGCCGCGTCGGCGGCGAGGTCGGCTTCGAGGGCATCGACGCCCTCCTCGACGGCCCAAGTGCCTTCGTCTACGGAGCCCCCGTCACCGAAGGCGAAGAAACCGCCATCAGCGGCGTCTGCCGGGCCCTTGTCGATCAGAAGAAGGCCAAGGAGTTCGAGGACCTCGAGTTCCGCGGCGTCTTCTTTGACGGAGCCGTCTACCACGGCGAGAAGGGCGTCGAGCAGATCAGCAAGCTGCCGACCCGCGAAGAGGCGATCAGCGACCTGGCCGGCTGCCTCATCGGTCCGGGTGCTTCGCTCGCCGGTGCCCTCATGGGCCCGGGTGCGGCGCTGGCCGGCATTCTGCAGACGATCGAGGACAAGGGCGGCGAGTAGGCGGCGATCAACGAACCACGAGCTGTTCGAAGGGACTGGCCCGAGTCGGGAGTAATTGGACGCACTGGGCGACCACCTCTTCCTTCGCAGCGAATCGACACGCTTGGCCCACGCACGGGCTGGAAAGCGACACCATGAGCGACACCGATACCGTCGAAGCTCCCGAACTGAGCGACGACCTAAAGACCTTTGCCGACAAGTTCGTCAGCCTCACGCTGAAGGAAGCCGTCGACGTCAAGAACTACCTCAAGGCCGTCCACGGCATCGAGCCCGCGGCGGGTGGCGGTGTCGTCATGGCCGCTGCCGGTGGCGACGCCGGTGGTGCCGCCGCCGAGGAAGAGAAGACCTCGTTCGACGTCATCCTCGAGAGCTTCGGCGATGCCAAGATGGCCGTCATCAAGGCGATCCGCCCGATCACGGGCCTCGGCCTCAAGGAAGCCAAGGAGCTCGTCGAAGGCGCTCCCAAGCCGATCAAGGAAGGCGTCGACAAGGACGAGGCCGAGAAGCTCAAGAAGGAGCTCGAAGAGGCCGGTGCCAAGATCACGCTCAAGTAAGCGGTTCTGGTCGAATCTTGCGATTCACGCAGCCTCCGGAGCTTCCCGGGGGCTGTTTTCGCTTCCAATCCGTCATCCCGAGCGCAGCCTAGGGACCTCGTCTACGCTTCGGTGATGCCGATCGGACGAGGTCCTTCGACTCGCTGCGCTCGCTCAGGATGACGGATGGGCGGATCGCCGAGCCCGAAATCGCTTCGATTCTCATCAAATCTTGACCACTCGCACAGGCGTGTCTAACCTGCTCACGCCGGCTTGACGAGCCTCGACACGACCCATCCCCTGTCTGCAGACCGCGACCAGCCCACTGCCCGGGCTTGAGCGGTCTACTTGCGTCGGCTCCTCACCACTGGTGACGAGCGGACGCGGGTTCTCCTGCCGACGGGCAGGCTGACCCTGCATCGACGCCTCGGCGGCTACGACGCCAGCCGCCGACGCCGTCCCTGGGAGAGACGACGTCGTACCACCCTCGTCCGCAAGCCGAGCCCGTCGCTACGGCAGCAACCGCTGCATCGAAGCGACTGCCCACCGTCCGCGGCCATCGCTGCCGACCGCAGCCCGCCGCCGTCGATTGACACTGCCCGACACGCCATGCCGAACGCCATCATTCAGCGCGAGCCCCGTTCCTTCGCCAAGCGGGGCGACGCGATCGAGGTCCCCGATCTCATCAAGGTTCAGATCGACGCTTACAAGCGTTTCCTCCAGCAGCACACGCCACCGAACGAGCGCGAGCCCGTCGGCCTGGAAGCGCTGCTCCGCGAGGTCTTCCCGATCGAGAGCTACGACGGCAACACCAAGCTCGACTACGTCAGCTACGCCCTCCAGGAGCCGCGATACACCATCGATGAGTGCCGGGCGCTGCGTCTGACCTACGGCATGCCGTTCCGCATCCGCGTCCGGCTGACCCGCAAGGACGTCGAAGAGGTTGTCGAGGACGACATCTTCGTCGGTGAGATCCCCGTCATGATCGGCGGCGGCGAGTTCATCGTGAACGGTGCCGAGCGCGTCATCGTCAACCAGCTCCACCGCTCGCCAGGCATCGACTTCCTCATCGAAGAGCAGGAGGGCGACCGCCCGCTGCATGGCTTCCGCGTGATTCCCGAGCGTGGCAGCTGGATCGAGTGCTCCGTCACCAAGAAGGACGCACTCGTCGTCCGCATCGACCAGTCGGCCAAGATTCCGGCGACGGCATTCGTTCGGGCGCTCGACGAGCGATTCGGCGAGGCCGGCGCGATCGTCCAGGAGTTCTACGACGTCGAGCACGTCAAGCCCAAGGACCTCAAGCCCGAGTACTACTCCGCCCAGACCATCGTCGACGCCGAGACCGGCGAGGAGACGCTCAAGGCCGGTGCCCAGATCGGCGACAAGCTCGAGACGCTACAGGCGAGCGACATCGAGAAGGTCGCTGTCGTCACGAAGGTGAGCGATCCGCTGATCCTCAACACGCTGGCCGAGGACATCGCCGACAGCCACGACGAGGCGATCATCAAGATCTACAGCCGGCTGCGCCCCGGCAACCCGCCGCAGCTGGAGAAGGCCCGCACGCTCTTCAAGGAGAAGTTCTTCGACGAGAGCCGCTACCGCCTCGGCCGCGTCGGCCGGTTCCGCGTAAACCGCAAGTTCGAGCAGAACATCCCCGAGAGCGAGATGGTTCTGCGCAGCGAGGACTTCGTGAACTCGCTCAAGTACATGTTCGCCCTGCGTGACGGCAAGGGTTACATCGATGACATTGACCACCTCGGCAACCGCCGGCTGCGCCTCATCGACGAGTTGGCGACCGAGGAAATCCGTAAGGGCTTCCTGAAGCTCAAGCGCACCGTCCAAGAGCGCATGAGCCTCAAGGACCCGAACGAACTCGGCAAGGTCGCCGAGCTGGTCAACTCCAAGGCCATCAGCAGCGCGATCGACTTCTTCTTCGGCCGGGGCGAGCTGAGCCAGGTCGTCGACCAGACCAACCCGCTCAGCCAGCTCACCCACGAGCGTCGCCTCTCGGCCCTTGGCCCGGGTGGCCTGAACCGCAAGCGAGCCGGCTTTGAGGTGCGTGACGTGCACATCTCGCACTACGGCCGCATCTGCCCAATCGAGACGCCGGAAGGCACCAACATCGGCCTCATCGCGTCGCTGTCGATCTACGCCGACATCGACGAGTACGGCTTCCTCATCACGCCTTACCGCGTTGTCAAGAACGGCAAGGTCAACGGCGACGTGCAGTACCTGCGTGCCGACGAAGAGATGAAGGGCATTCTGGCTCCGCCGGACGCCGTCGAGATCGGCAGCGGCAAGGTCGAGCAGGGCTTGCAGCTCGCCCGCGTCGAGGGTGACCTCTCGACCGTCGGCGGCGAGCAGATTCAGTACGTCGACATCTCGCCCAAGCAGACCGTCTCGGTCTCGGCCGCACTGATTCCGTTCCTGGAGCACGACGACGCCAACCGCGCGCTCATGGGCTCGAACATGCAGCGACAGGCCGTGCCGCTGCTCAAGGTCGACCCGCCGTGCGTCGGCACGGGTCTCGAGAAGTCTGTCGCCAAGAACTCGGGCATGATCGTCCGGGCCGAGCGTCCGGGCACGGTGACCTACGTCGATGCGGAGCGCATCCTCATCGACAACGCCGACGAGTACGAGCTGCGGAAGTTCAAGGGCACGACCGACAAGACCTGCCAGAACCAGCGGCCGCTCGTCAAGAAGGGCCAGAAGGTCAAGAAGGGCCAGATCATCGCCGACGGTGCTTCGACGCACCTGGGCGAGCTGGCGCTGGGCAAGAACGCCCTCGTCGCGTTCATGACCTTCGACGGCTACAACTTCGAAGACGCCATCGTCATCAACGAGCGCCTCGTCAAGGACGACACCTTCACCTCGATCCACATCGAGGAGTACGGCGTTGAGATCCGCGAGACCAAGCTCGGCAAGGAAGAGTTCACCCGCGACATCCCCAACGTCAGCGAGCGTTCGCTCGGCAACCTCGACGAGCACGGCGTCGTCCGCGTCGGCACGCGGGTCGGCCCGGGTGACATCCTCGTCGGCAAGATCTCGCCCAAGAGCAAGAGCGAACTGACGCCGGAAGAAAAGCTTCTCCATGCCATCTTCGGCCGGGCCGGCGAGGACGTGAAGAACGACTCGCTCGAACTGCCCGCCGGCGAAGAGGGCGTCGTCGTCGGTGCCAAGCGGTTCAGCCGCCGGATGCACCAGACCGAAGAGCAGAAGCGCACGCTTAAGAAGGAGATCGAGACCTACGAGGCCGAGATGGACCAGAAGGCGATCGCGATCTTCCGCGAGATGATCGAGGAGATCAACGCGATCACCGGCAGCGAGATGGTCGACCCCAACACCCGTCAGAAGGTCGCCAAGAGCGACATCGACGAGGTCATCATCGAGCAGATCGAGGAGTTCGATCCGGGCTGGGTCAAGGGCTCCAAGGAGAAGCGCGAAGAGGCCGTCGGCACCTACAGCCGGTTCTGGCCACGTGTCCAGGCCGTCTTGAAGGAGAAGGCCCGCAAGACCGACCACATGAAGCGGGGCGACGAACTGCCCAGCGGCGTGCTGGAGATGGTCAAGGTCTACATCGCCACGAAGCGGACCCTGTCCGTCGGCGACAAGATGGCCGGCCGTCACGGGA
Above is a genomic segment from Planctomycetota bacterium containing:
- the rplA gene encoding 50S ribosomal protein L1; the encoded protein is MAKNSSKKAPKEGKRFEAARSKAPDKPVPLDAAIALVKGFPAPKFDQTVEMIFWLGLDTTHADQQVRSSVSLPHGIGKSKRVVAFVDPTRAQACLEAGAMMAGGEEMIKEIENANFTDFDTAIATPDMMRFVGKLGKMLGPKGLMPAPKAGTVTPNIEDAVKEYAAGKQEFRTDKGANVHTVIGKASFDSEQLKENAQAMLDKIKSVKPEAAKTVYLKKVTLKATMTPGVEVAVSD
- the rplK gene encoding 50S ribosomal protein L11 encodes the protein MAKEVINQFKLIAPGGTATPAPPIGPALGQYGVNPGQFITQFNAATQDKKGEQVAVLITTYKDRSFTFEIKSGPASGLIMKAAKIKAGSGTAGKSTAGSVTMDQCREIAKEKLEDLNAFDLDAAARQIAGTARSMGVEVTGD
- the rpoB gene encoding DNA-directed RNA polymerase subunit beta, giving the protein MPNAIIQREPRSFAKRGDAIEVPDLIKVQIDAYKRFLQQHTPPNEREPVGLEALLREVFPIESYDGNTKLDYVSYALQEPRYTIDECRALRLTYGMPFRIRVRLTRKDVEEVVEDDIFVGEIPVMIGGGEFIVNGAERVIVNQLHRSPGIDFLIEEQEGDRPLHGFRVIPERGSWIECSVTKKDALVVRIDQSAKIPATAFVRALDERFGEAGAIVQEFYDVEHVKPKDLKPEYYSAQTIVDAETGEETLKAGAQIGDKLETLQASDIEKVAVVTKVSDPLILNTLAEDIADSHDEAIIKIYSRLRPGNPPQLEKARTLFKEKFFDESRYRLGRVGRFRVNRKFEQNIPESEMVLRSEDFVNSLKYMFALRDGKGYIDDIDHLGNRRLRLIDELATEEIRKGFLKLKRTVQERMSLKDPNELGKVAELVNSKAISSAIDFFFGRGELSQVVDQTNPLSQLTHERRLSALGPGGLNRKRAGFEVRDVHISHYGRICPIETPEGTNIGLIASLSIYADIDEYGFLITPYRVVKNGKVNGDVQYLRADEEMKGILAPPDAVEIGSGKVEQGLQLARVEGDLSTVGGEQIQYVDISPKQTVSVSAALIPFLEHDDANRALMGSNMQRQAVPLLKVDPPCVGTGLEKSVAKNSGMIVRAERPGTVTYVDAERILIDNADEYELRKFKGTTDKTCQNQRPLVKKGQKVKKGQIIADGASTHLGELALGKNALVAFMTFDGYNFEDAIVINERLVKDDTFTSIHIEEYGVEIRETKLGKEEFTRDIPNVSERSLGNLDEHGVVRVGTRVGPGDILVGKISPKSKSELTPEEKLLHAIFGRAGEDVKNDSLELPAGEEGVVVGAKRFSRRMHQTEEQKRTLKKEIETYEAEMDQKAIAIFREMIEEINAITGSEMVDPNTRQKVAKSDIDEVIIEQIEEFDPGWVKGSKEKREEAVGTYSRFWPRVQAVLKEKARKTDHMKRGDELPSGVLEMVKVYIATKRTLSVGDKMAGRHGNKGVIARIVPEEDMPFLEDGTPVDVCLNPLGVPSRMNVGQILETHLGWAMQVLGQQAVTPVFDGATEDEVFEAVSDANKLVEKRLKEHGSGKTKHLGDRELAAPMPYGGKVQLYDGRSGEPFEQKTTVGFMYMLKLHHLVDDKIHARATGPYSLITQQPLGGKARTGGQRFGEMEVWGLEAYGAAYIRQDILTVKSDDVEGRTKIYESMVKGQNTLEAGTPVSFDVLCNEIRGLGLNIQLEKKAGAEGDDDLL
- the rplJ gene encoding 50S ribosomal protein L10; amino-acid sequence: MSKRVKKLIEGDYQNRFGHAEAVAVINPRGIDAIKTNQLRRALAEKGVKVTVVKNTLARRVGGEVGFEGIDALLDGPSAFVYGAPVTEGEETAISGVCRALVDQKKAKEFEDLEFRGVFFDGAVYHGEKGVEQISKLPTREEAISDLAGCLIGPGASLAGALMGPGAALAGILQTIEDKGGE
- the rplL gene encoding 50S ribosomal protein L7/L12, which produces MSDTDTVEAPELSDDLKTFADKFVSLTLKEAVDVKNYLKAVHGIEPAAGGGVVMAAAGGDAGGAAAEEEKTSFDVILESFGDAKMAVIKAIRPITGLGLKEAKELVEGAPKPIKEGVDKDEAEKLKKELEEAGAKITLK